Proteins encoded together in one Agromyces sp. 3263 window:
- a CDS encoding DEAD/DEAH box helicase has protein sequence MSTATPSGHQPGTSAAEHLPPSFPERAAWGTASKLRAWQADALEQYLADLPRDFLAAATPGAGKTTFALRLAAELRSRRLIDRITVVAPTDHLKRQWADAAARAGIRLDPGFRNAHGQTARHYHGVAVTYAQVAMRPALHRELTLSGRSLVILDEVHHGGDTLSWGDAIREAFEPATKRLSLTGTPFRSDTAPIPFVEYVPDNQGVRLSKTDYNYGYGRALADGVVRPVLFMVYAGHMRWRTKAGDEMEARLGEDNTKDITSSAWRTALEPTGEWIPAVLQAADRRLTEVRHGIPDAGGLVIATDQTVARAYAQILEQICGEPVTVVLSDEKEASTRIEEFSGNTRRWMVAVRMVSEGVDVPRLAVGVYATSASTPLFFAQAIGRFVRARRRGETASVFLPNVPTLMGLAAQMELERDHALDRRSGDQDDDGLDDSLLESANREERASEEAGLGTWEAIGSDASFDRVLYDGTEFGTLAEPGSDEEYDFIGIPGILEPEQVSELLRHRQARQARRAGERRKHTAEAEESGRAEPVALYRTLKEQRALLNSLVGLWARHTGEPHSQVHAELRRVCGGPAVAQATVTQLQARIDFLRRRLGSR, from the coding sequence GTGAGCACAGCGACCCCTTCCGGCCATCAGCCGGGCACCTCGGCCGCCGAGCATCTCCCGCCGTCGTTCCCCGAGCGGGCCGCCTGGGGCACCGCCAGCAAGCTCCGGGCGTGGCAGGCCGACGCCCTCGAGCAGTACCTGGCCGACCTGCCGCGCGACTTCCTCGCCGCCGCGACCCCGGGCGCGGGCAAGACGACCTTCGCGCTCCGGCTCGCCGCCGAGCTGCGATCACGTCGGCTCATCGATCGCATCACCGTGGTGGCGCCCACCGACCACCTGAAGCGCCAGTGGGCGGATGCCGCGGCGCGCGCCGGCATCCGGCTCGACCCGGGGTTCCGCAACGCCCATGGCCAGACGGCCCGTCACTACCACGGCGTCGCCGTGACGTATGCGCAGGTCGCGATGCGCCCGGCGCTGCACCGCGAGCTCACCCTCTCGGGTCGTTCGCTCGTCATCCTCGACGAGGTGCACCACGGCGGCGACACGCTCTCGTGGGGCGATGCCATCCGGGAGGCGTTCGAGCCGGCGACGAAGCGGCTGTCGCTCACCGGCACGCCGTTCCGCTCCGACACGGCGCCGATCCCGTTCGTGGAGTACGTGCCCGACAACCAGGGCGTGCGGCTCTCGAAAACCGACTACAACTACGGGTACGGGCGTGCCCTGGCCGACGGCGTCGTGCGGCCGGTGCTCTTCATGGTGTACGCGGGCCACATGCGATGGCGCACGAAGGCCGGCGACGAGATGGAGGCGCGGCTCGGCGAGGACAACACGAAGGACATCACGTCCTCGGCGTGGCGCACCGCGCTCGAGCCCACCGGCGAGTGGATCCCGGCGGTCCTGCAGGCGGCCGACCGCCGGCTCACCGAGGTGCGGCACGGCATCCCCGACGCCGGAGGCCTGGTGATCGCCACCGACCAGACCGTCGCCCGTGCGTATGCGCAGATCCTCGAGCAGATCTGCGGCGAACCCGTCACCGTGGTGCTCTCCGACGAGAAGGAGGCGAGCACGCGCATCGAGGAGTTCTCAGGCAATACGCGGCGCTGGATGGTGGCGGTGCGGATGGTGTCCGAGGGCGTCGACGTGCCCCGCCTCGCCGTCGGGGTGTACGCCACGAGCGCGTCGACGCCGCTCTTCTTCGCCCAGGCGATCGGCCGGTTCGTGCGCGCCCGCCGTCGCGGCGAGACGGCGTCGGTGTTCCTGCCCAACGTGCCGACGCTCATGGGCCTCGCCGCGCAGATGGAGCTCGAACGCGATCACGCGCTCGACCGGCGGTCGGGCGACCAGGATGACGACGGCCTCGACGACAGCCTGCTCGAGTCCGCCAACCGCGAAGAGCGCGCATCGGAGGAGGCCGGTCTCGGGACGTGGGAGGCGATCGGGTCGGATGCCTCGTTCGACCGCGTGCTCTACGACGGCACGGAGTTCGGCACGCTCGCCGAACCGGGCAGCGACGAGGAGTACGACTTCATCGGCATCCCCGGCATCCTGGAGCCCGAGCAGGTCTCGGAGCTGCTCCGGCACCGGCAGGCGAGGCAGGCCCGGCGTGCGGGAGAGCGGCGCAAGCACACCGCCGAGGCGGAGGAGTCGGGCCGCGCCGAGCCGGTGGCGCTGTACCGCACCCTGAAGGAGCAGCGCGCACTCCTGAACAGCCTCGTCGGACTCTGGGCCAGGCACACGGGCGAACCGCACTCGCAGGTGCACGCCGAACTGCGCCGGGTGTGCGGTGGGCCTGCCGTCGCGCAGGCCACGGTCACCCAGCTGCAGGCGCGCATCGACTTCCTGCGGCGGCGGCTCGGCAGCCGCTGA
- a CDS encoding RNA methyltransferase, whose translation MHIERVRDAASDAVADYARLTDVTLRSAHEPAEGLYIAESAKVIRRAIGAGHRPRSVLMEEKWLAGLEAELAPFDVPVHLADPNQLEEITGYRVHRGALAAFERPVLPDPVDLLASAHRVVVLEDIVDHTNVGAIFRSVAALGADAVLVSPRCADPLYRRSVRVSMGTVFQVPWTRLPEWPEARRMLHAHDFSIAALALADDAVSLRDLAADPPERLALVFGAEGDGLSRHALEASDLVVTIPMAHGVDSLNVAAAAAVVLYALAVEPAASDAGDAR comes from the coding sequence ATGCACATCGAACGAGTCCGCGACGCGGCATCCGACGCCGTGGCCGACTACGCCCGGCTCACCGACGTGACCCTGCGCAGCGCCCACGAGCCCGCCGAGGGCCTGTACATCGCCGAATCGGCCAAGGTCATCCGCCGTGCGATCGGCGCGGGGCACCGCCCGCGCTCGGTGCTGATGGAGGAGAAGTGGCTGGCGGGCCTCGAGGCCGAGCTCGCGCCGTTCGACGTTCCGGTGCACCTGGCCGACCCCAACCAGCTCGAGGAGATCACCGGATACCGCGTGCACCGCGGCGCCCTCGCCGCGTTCGAGCGGCCGGTGCTGCCCGACCCCGTCGACCTGCTTGCGAGCGCGCATCGGGTGGTGGTGCTCGAGGACATCGTCGACCACACCAATGTCGGCGCGATCTTCCGCTCGGTCGCCGCGCTCGGCGCCGACGCGGTGCTCGTCAGCCCGCGCTGCGCCGACCCGCTCTACCGCCGAAGCGTGCGGGTGAGCATGGGCACGGTGTTCCAGGTGCCGTGGACCCGGCTTCCCGAGTGGCCCGAGGCGCGGCGGATGCTGCACGCGCACGACTTCTCGATCGCCGCGCTCGCCCTCGCCGACGACGCCGTGTCGCTCCGCGACCTCGCGGCGGATCCGCCCGAGCGGCTCGCCCTCGTCTTCGGCGCGGAGGGCGACGGACTCAGCAGGCACGCGCTCGAGGCATCCGACCTGGTCGTCACGATCCCCATGGCTCACGGCGTCGACTCGCTCAACGTCGCGGCCGCCGCCGCGGTCGTGCTGTACGCGCTGGCGGTCGAGCCCGCGGCATCCGATGCAGGAGACGCCCGATGA
- a CDS encoding type B 50S ribosomal protein L31, translating into MKTDIHPDYNAVVFRDLASGATFLTRSTVSSDKTIELDGVTYPVIDVEISSESHPFYTGKQRIMDSAGRVEKFNQRFKNFGK; encoded by the coding sequence ATGAAGACCGACATCCACCCCGACTACAACGCCGTCGTCTTCCGCGACCTCGCTTCGGGCGCCACGTTCCTCACCCGCTCGACCGTGTCGAGCGACAAGACGATCGAGCTCGATGGCGTCACCTACCCGGTGATCGACGTCGAGATCTCGTCGGAGTCGCACCCGTTCTACACGGGCAAGCAGCGCATCATGGACTCGGCCGGCCGCGTCGAGAAGTTCAACCAGCGCTTCAAGAACTTCGGCAAGTAA
- a CDS encoding exonuclease domain-containing protein translates to MDATSSARWADTLAVFDLETTGIDVDTCRIVTAHVGVIGADGEELERHEWLVDPGVEIPTAASLIHGVTTERARLEGQSPVSAVAEIIATLADAAGRGLPIVAYNAAYDLTLLEREAERYGHTPLPGPGPVIDPLVIDKAIDRYRRGKRTLTATAEHYGVALPNAHDAGADAVAAGRVAQAIVRAFPELSAIAVGDLHARQVDWCREQAESYQAYRRANGDPDFTTSGAWPVRRTTAPAQASVAAPAAAASAVAVLDGFPPTADPDALF, encoded by the coding sequence ATGGATGCCACGAGCAGCGCCCGATGGGCCGACACCCTCGCCGTGTTCGACCTCGAGACCACCGGCATCGACGTCGACACCTGCCGCATCGTGACCGCCCACGTGGGCGTGATCGGAGCCGACGGCGAGGAGCTCGAGCGTCACGAGTGGCTCGTCGATCCCGGAGTCGAGATCCCCACGGCCGCCTCGCTGATCCACGGCGTCACGACCGAACGTGCCCGGCTCGAAGGGCAGTCGCCGGTGTCGGCCGTGGCCGAGATCATCGCCACCCTCGCGGATGCCGCGGGCCGGGGCCTCCCGATCGTGGCGTACAACGCGGCCTACGACCTCACCCTCCTCGAGCGTGAGGCCGAGCGGTACGGGCACACTCCCCTGCCCGGCCCCGGACCGGTGATCGATCCGCTCGTGATCGACAAGGCGATCGACCGCTATCGGCGCGGCAAGCGCACCCTCACGGCCACGGCCGAGCACTACGGCGTCGCACTGCCGAACGCCCATGACGCCGGCGCCGATGCCGTGGCCGCGGGCCGCGTCGCCCAGGCGATCGTTCGCGCCTTCCCCGAGCTGTCGGCCATCGCGGTGGGCGACCTGCACGCGCGGCAGGTTGACTGGTGCCGCGAGCAAGCTGAGAGCTACCAGGCGTACCGCCGCGCGAACGGCGACCCCGACTTCACGACCTCGGGCGCCTGGCCCGTCCGTCGCACCACGGCACCCGCTCAGGCGTCCGTCGCAGCCCCTGCCGCGGCGGCCTCGGCGGTCGCCGTCCTCGACGGATTCCCGCCTACGGCGGATCCCGACGCGCTGTTCTGA
- a CDS encoding SGNH/GDSL hydrolase family protein produces the protein MVTQQHPWSRYVALGDSFTEGIGDPEPGVPGGHRGWADRVAEVLSQGVDDFAYANLAVRGKLIQQIIDEQLEPALALRPDLITISAGGNDVIRPRTDPDEIAARFEYAVERLSRDHATIVIFTGVDVGFSPVFRGIRGKVAIYNENLRTIAKRYDCVVADQWALTEIQDQRMWAPDRLHLNALGHHTVARMVLAALNVENGLEPMKPEPLPASTWRQARVEDLSWAREYLVPWVLRRIRHQSSGDLISAKRPDAGPYSLPD, from the coding sequence ATGGTCACGCAGCAGCATCCCTGGTCGCGCTACGTCGCTCTCGGCGACTCCTTCACGGAGGGCATCGGCGACCCCGAACCCGGCGTGCCCGGCGGGCACCGCGGCTGGGCGGACCGCGTCGCCGAGGTCCTGTCGCAGGGCGTCGACGACTTCGCCTACGCGAACCTCGCGGTGCGCGGCAAGCTCATCCAGCAGATCATCGACGAGCAGCTCGAGCCGGCCCTCGCGCTGCGGCCCGACCTCATCACGATCTCCGCGGGCGGCAACGACGTCATCCGGCCGCGCACCGACCCCGACGAGATCGCCGCGCGCTTCGAGTACGCCGTCGAGCGCCTCTCCCGCGACCACGCCACCATCGTGATCTTCACGGGCGTCGACGTGGGCTTCTCACCCGTCTTCCGCGGCATCCGGGGCAAGGTGGCGATCTACAACGAGAACCTGCGCACCATCGCCAAGCGCTACGACTGCGTGGTCGCCGACCAGTGGGCGCTGACCGAGATCCAGGACCAGCGCATGTGGGCGCCCGACCGCCTGCACCTCAACGCGCTCGGCCACCACACGGTCGCCCGCATGGTGCTCGCGGCACTCAACGTCGAGAACGGACTCGAGCCCATGAAGCCCGAACCGCTGCCCGCGAGCACGTGGCGCCAGGCCCGGGTCGAGGACCTGTCGTGGGCCAGGGAGTACCTCGTGCCGTGGGTGCTCCGCCGCATCCGGCACCAGTCGTCGGGCGACCTCATCTCGGCGAAGCGGCCGGACGCCGGTCCCTACTCGCTGCCCGACTGA
- a CDS encoding NAD-dependent protein deacetylase: protein MIADEQLETAIGLMRGSRVAVLTGAGVSTDSGIPDYRGEGAPVRTPMTLQAFLASETARKRYWAGSHLGWRSFGSAQPNRGHLALADLEARGIVDGVVTQNVDGLHRRAGSRHVVELHGGMDRVLCLTCGQHYARQSIADRLAELNPSIDLERAIRARPDGDVDVDDVDTMVIPACTVCGGILKPDVVFFGEFVPVDVYQAAASLVQAADTLLVAGSSLVVNSGMRLIELARRRRMPIIVVNRGITKGDSRAAVKIDAGASETLTAMAEALRS from the coding sequence ATGATCGCCGACGAACAGCTTGAGACGGCGATCGGCCTCATGCGCGGTTCGCGCGTGGCGGTGCTGACCGGCGCGGGGGTGTCAACGGACTCGGGCATCCCCGACTACCGCGGCGAGGGCGCGCCGGTGCGCACGCCGATGACGCTGCAGGCGTTCCTCGCCTCCGAGACGGCCCGCAAGCGGTACTGGGCGGGCAGCCACCTGGGCTGGCGCAGCTTCGGCAGCGCGCAGCCGAACCGCGGCCACCTCGCGCTCGCCGACCTCGAGGCGCGCGGCATCGTCGACGGCGTCGTCACGCAGAACGTCGACGGCCTGCACCGCCGGGCGGGCAGCCGGCACGTGGTCGAGCTGCACGGCGGCATGGACCGCGTGCTCTGCCTCACCTGCGGCCAGCACTACGCCCGGCAGTCCATCGCCGACCGGCTGGCCGAACTGAATCCCTCGATCGACCTCGAGCGCGCGATCCGGGCCCGGCCGGACGGCGATGTGGACGTCGACGACGTCGACACGATGGTGATCCCCGCGTGCACCGTCTGCGGCGGCATCCTGAAGCCCGACGTCGTGTTCTTCGGCGAGTTCGTGCCGGTCGACGTGTACCAGGCCGCGGCCTCGCTCGTGCAGGCCGCCGACACGCTGCTCGTGGCGGGGTCGTCGCTCGTCGTGAACTCGGGCATGCGGCTCATCGAGCTGGCACGGCGCCGGCGCATGCCGATCATCGTCGTGAATCGCGGCATCACCAAGGGCGACAGCAGGGCCGCGGTGAAGATCGACGCGGGCGCGAGCGAGACGCTCACCGCCATGGCCGAGGCGCTGCGGTCCTGA
- a CDS encoding D-alanyl-D-alanine carboxypeptidase yields the protein MSATRTQAHGSSTPPTQVVPSRRPSPRVYRRRRIVVFSVLAVVLALLVSGGVYTANALGAPIPSAAPQVTDPAPVAAAPQPLALPGFGTYAVGAVGFDGLLAAGSEQQPMPMASIAKVITALVVLDAHPVAAGEGGPDITYTEDDVDIYWDQVAQNSSVAPVVAGSTLSLRESLEAMLLPSGGNYSISIANWAFGSVEGYLTAARTWLDAHGLVNTRLVDTSGLSLDDVSTAAEIVELGKLALADPTVAEIVALPSVEVPEIGKLKNSNKLLGTHGVDGIKTGTTDDAANLLFSADYPVGSRTVTVVGVLLGGETHAVLNDAIAALLDSVAPGFHEVSPLQANEVLAEYDTPWGDTARARTTEGATVVVWNDTPVDVEVRADPLTLASRGAEVGTAVVHAGAQEITVPLVLDASLEDPGAWWRLANPGALDAPKPAQSGSE from the coding sequence ATGAGCGCGACGCGCACACAGGCGCACGGGTCGAGCACGCCCCCGACGCAGGTCGTCCCGTCGCGACGGCCGAGCCCTCGCGTGTACCGGCGTCGGCGCATCGTCGTGTTCAGCGTGCTCGCGGTGGTGCTCGCCCTGCTCGTCAGCGGCGGCGTGTACACGGCCAACGCGCTCGGCGCACCCATCCCGTCGGCCGCGCCGCAGGTCACCGATCCCGCACCGGTCGCGGCCGCGCCGCAGCCGCTCGCTCTGCCCGGATTCGGCACCTACGCCGTCGGCGCGGTCGGATTCGACGGGCTGCTCGCGGCCGGCTCCGAACAGCAGCCCATGCCGATGGCGAGCATCGCCAAGGTCATCACGGCCCTCGTCGTCCTCGACGCGCATCCGGTCGCGGCGGGGGAGGGCGGGCCCGACATCACCTACACCGAGGACGACGTCGACATCTACTGGGACCAGGTGGCGCAGAACTCGTCGGTCGCCCCGGTGGTCGCGGGGTCGACGCTGTCACTCCGCGAGAGCCTCGAGGCGATGCTGCTGCCGTCGGGCGGCAACTACTCGATCTCGATCGCCAACTGGGCGTTCGGCTCCGTCGAGGGCTACCTGACCGCCGCCCGCACCTGGCTCGACGCGCACGGGCTCGTGAACACGCGCCTCGTCGACACGAGCGGCCTGTCGCTCGATGACGTGAGCACGGCGGCCGAGATCGTCGAGCTCGGCAAGCTCGCCCTCGCCGACCCGACCGTCGCCGAGATCGTGGCGCTGCCCTCCGTGGAGGTGCCCGAGATCGGGAAGCTGAAGAACTCCAACAAGCTGCTCGGCACGCACGGGGTCGACGGCATCAAGACCGGCACGACGGATGACGCCGCGAACCTGCTCTTCTCCGCGGACTACCCCGTCGGCTCCAGGACCGTCACCGTCGTGGGCGTGCTCCTCGGCGGCGAGACGCACGCAGTGCTCAACGACGCGATCGCCGCGCTGCTCGACTCCGTCGCGCCCGGCTTCCACGAGGTGTCGCCGCTCCAGGCGAACGAGGTGCTCGCCGAGTACGACACCCCGTGGGGCGACACCGCGCGCGCCCGCACGACCGAGGGCGCCACCGTCGTCGTCTGGAACGACACGCCCGTCGACGTCGAGGTGCGGGCCGATCCGCTCACGCTGGCGAGCCGTGGCGCCGAGGTCGGCACGGCGGTGGTGCACGCCGGTGCGCAGGAGATCACGGTGCCCCTGGTGCTCGACGCCTCCCTCGAGGACCCCGGCGCCTGGTGGCGGCTCGCGAACCCGGGAGCGCTCGACGCACCGAAGCCGGCTCAGTCGGGCAGCGAGTAG
- a CDS encoding histidine phosphatase family protein has product MTDAAPDETVPSDGLAALDARPVTLAIVRHGETDWNRARRIQGSTDIPLNDTGRKQAAHTASALAGDQWDAIYASTLSRAAETAAIIADRLGLPEPVLVADLAERSHGVLEGLDHAGRAAVEAQAATIEGLESRSAVIARASAALLAIARSHPGGDVIVVTHGGVIHALIMHLSGWTLPGASYVIENGSVHLLRVVGDAIELVAPEALTGTDGA; this is encoded by the coding sequence ATGACGGATGCCGCACCCGATGAGACCGTTCCCAGCGACGGGCTCGCCGCGCTCGACGCCAGGCCGGTGACCCTCGCGATCGTGCGCCACGGCGAGACCGACTGGAACCGCGCCCGCCGCATCCAGGGGTCCACGGACATCCCGCTGAACGACACCGGGCGGAAGCAGGCCGCGCACACGGCGTCCGCACTCGCGGGCGACCAGTGGGACGCGATCTACGCCAGCACGCTGTCGCGGGCCGCCGAGACCGCCGCGATCATCGCCGACCGTCTCGGACTTCCCGAGCCTGTGCTCGTCGCGGACCTCGCGGAGCGCAGCCACGGGGTGCTCGAAGGCCTCGACCATGCCGGTCGCGCCGCCGTGGAGGCGCAGGCCGCGACCATCGAGGGGCTGGAGTCCCGGTCGGCGGTGATCGCGCGCGCGTCGGCCGCGCTGCTCGCCATCGCGCGCAGCCATCCCGGCGGGGACGTCATCGTGGTCACTCACGGCGGGGTGATCCACGCGCTCATCATGCACCTCAGCGGCTGGACGCTGCCGGGCGCCTCCTACGTGATCGAGAACGGGTCCGTGCACCTGCTTCGCGTGGTGGGCGACGCCATCGAGCTCGTGGCCCCCGAAGCGCTCACGGGCACCGACGGCGCCTGA
- a CDS encoding alpha/beta fold hydrolase, with amino-acid sequence MIESPYAEQLARIPVSEHRTDVDGTETAWWEYGAADAPVLVLVHGFRGDHHGLEPVVAQLPGFRIISPDLPGFGSSSVFVDRPHDIEAYADWLSAFITAVGIDGPYTLLGHSFGSIIAANAVARGLAPERLVLVNPIGAPALEGPRGVMTRLAVVYYRAAAALPERAGFALLRNGAIVRVMSVTMAKTRSKPLRRWIHDQHDRYFSAFGDRDAVLEAFRASVGNDVSEVAADIHVPTLLVAAERDDVTPLDAQRRLVTRFPDATLEVIPEVGHLIHYETPGDAAARILRFLRSGANA; translated from the coding sequence ATGATCGAGTCCCCGTACGCCGAGCAGCTCGCTCGCATCCCCGTCAGCGAGCACCGCACCGACGTCGACGGCACCGAGACCGCGTGGTGGGAGTACGGCGCAGCGGACGCGCCGGTGCTCGTGCTCGTGCACGGATTCCGGGGCGATCACCACGGCCTCGAACCCGTCGTCGCGCAGCTCCCCGGCTTCCGCATCATCTCTCCCGACCTGCCGGGCTTCGGTTCCTCCTCGGTGTTCGTCGACCGCCCGCACGACATCGAGGCGTACGCCGACTGGCTCAGCGCGTTCATCACGGCGGTGGGCATCGACGGGCCGTACACGCTGCTCGGCCACTCGTTTGGCTCGATCATCGCGGCGAACGCGGTGGCCCGAGGCCTCGCCCCCGAGCGGCTCGTGCTCGTGAACCCGATCGGGGCGCCCGCGCTCGAGGGGCCACGCGGCGTGATGACCCGGCTGGCGGTGGTGTACTACCGCGCGGCAGCGGCGCTGCCCGAACGTGCCGGCTTCGCGCTGCTGCGCAACGGCGCCATCGTGCGCGTCATGAGCGTCACCATGGCCAAGACCCGGTCGAAGCCGCTGCGACGCTGGATCCACGACCAGCACGACCGCTACTTCTCGGCGTTCGGCGATCGAGACGCCGTGCTCGAGGCGTTCCGCGCCTCGGTCGGCAACGACGTGAGCGAGGTCGCCGCCGACATCCACGTGCCGACCCTGCTCGTGGCGGCGGAGCGCGACGACGTCACCCCCCTCGACGCCCAGCGCCGCCTCGTCACGCGCTTCCCCGACGCGACGCTCGAGGTCATTCCCGAGGTCGGCCACCTCATCCACTACGAGACGCCGGGCGACGCGGCGGCGCGCATCCTCCGGTTCCTCCGCTCGGGAGCGAACGCGTGA
- a CDS encoding glycosyltransferase family 1 protein, translating to MRIVVDCRYVRIGRHDGISRFTAGIVTELGKRHPLTMLVSDHRQLDMLPPLPWQLVSSPTSPREPLVALQVRKLRPDVVFSPMQTMGSWGRNYRLLLTLHDLIYYENRTPPRDLPAPVRLLWRLYHLAWWPQRILLNRADAVVTVSETTAGLIHEHHLTDRPVTVIPNAADDLAVPDLPRVRPAGHRLVYMGSYMPYKNVDTLVRAVAALPDHELHLLSRISADERARLTRLAPQARLVFHDGVTDAEYAELLTGATALVHASRAEGFGIPLVEAMRLGTPVVVSDIPIFREIGGDAALYFDAANPEALVAALWSLERDGEWERRSAASVAVAARYTWASSAEQLLELMRRTVGPATRRRRSARRA from the coding sequence GTGAGGATCGTCGTCGACTGCCGCTACGTGCGCATCGGCCGGCACGACGGCATCAGCCGCTTCACCGCGGGCATCGTCACCGAGCTCGGCAAGCGGCATCCGCTCACCATGCTCGTGAGCGACCACCGCCAGCTCGACATGCTGCCCCCGCTGCCCTGGCAGCTCGTGAGCTCGCCCACGAGCCCCCGTGAACCGCTCGTCGCCCTGCAGGTGCGCAAGCTCCGCCCCGACGTCGTCTTCAGCCCCATGCAGACCATGGGGTCGTGGGGCCGCAACTACCGGCTGCTGCTCACGCTGCACGACCTCATCTACTACGAGAACCGCACGCCGCCGCGCGACCTGCCCGCACCCGTGCGGCTGCTGTGGCGGCTCTACCACCTCGCCTGGTGGCCGCAACGGATCCTCCTCAATCGCGCCGACGCCGTGGTCACCGTCTCCGAGACCACCGCGGGGCTCATCCACGAGCACCACCTCACCGACCGTCCGGTCACGGTCATCCCGAACGCCGCCGACGACCTCGCCGTGCCCGACCTCCCGCGCGTCCGCCCCGCCGGGCACCGGCTCGTGTACATGGGCTCCTATATGCCCTACAAGAACGTCGACACCCTCGTGCGGGCGGTCGCCGCGCTGCCCGACCACGAGCTGCACCTGCTGAGCCGCATCAGCGCCGACGAGCGAGCGCGGCTCACTCGGCTCGCCCCGCAGGCGCGCCTCGTCTTCCACGACGGCGTGACGGATGCCGAGTACGCCGAGCTGCTCACCGGCGCGACCGCGCTCGTGCACGCCTCACGAGCCGAGGGGTTCGGCATCCCACTCGTCGAGGCCATGCGGCTCGGCACGCCGGTGGTGGTCAGCGACATCCCGATCTTCCGGGAGATCGGCGGCGACGCCGCCCTCTACTTCGACGCGGCCAATCCCGAGGCGCTCGTGGCGGCCCTGTGGTCGCTCGAACGCGACGGGGAGTGGGAGCGCCGCTCCGCGGCATCCGTCGCCGTCGCTGCCCGCTACACCTGGGCGTCGTCGGCCGAGCAGCTGCTCGAGCTCATGCGTCGCACGGTGGGGCCGGCCACGCGTCGTCGTCGGTCGGCTCGCCGCGCCTGA
- a CDS encoding MFS transporter, whose translation MDRRTRVLVVAIIVSFIAFLDGAVINVALPSIAAELGGGLALQQWAVDAYLLTLGSLILLAGSLSDSFGRLRIIRIGLYGFAATSVLCALAPTGLVFVIGRALQGAAGALLVPSSLALIIATFSKAEQGKAIGRWTAWTTSAFLIGPLFGGILVDLASWRAVFWINLLPIAIVLVLMRALGRDDPNPNRERIDWVGAVLGVVGLGGTVFALIEQERFGWDSPVVYVPLLVGLASLVAFVLWERRVPQPMLPLTLFRARNFAAGNLATVFVYASFSLGPFVMTIFLQQTAGFSATVAGLATLPPTIMLVLLGSWFGGLSTRFGPRVFMTLGPIIVAVGYLLTLSVQPELNYWLQFLPGILVIGLGMAMTVAPLTSAILGAVDPARAGIGSAVNNAVARIAGLVAIASLGVIVGTQLDVDGYHRAATATAVFLVIGGIVSWIGIRNPAASPDATGATPPPAEASSTGSTHIPPHTVE comes from the coding sequence ATGGACCGTCGCACACGGGTGCTCGTCGTCGCCATCATCGTCTCGTTCATCGCGTTCCTCGACGGCGCGGTCATCAACGTGGCGCTCCCGTCGATCGCGGCGGAGCTCGGCGGCGGCCTCGCGCTGCAGCAGTGGGCGGTCGACGCCTACCTGCTGACCCTCGGCTCGCTGATCCTCCTCGCCGGCTCGCTCTCCGACTCCTTCGGCCGGCTCCGCATCATCAGGATCGGGCTCTACGGCTTCGCGGCGACGTCGGTGCTCTGCGCGCTCGCACCCACCGGACTCGTGTTCGTGATCGGGCGCGCCCTCCAGGGCGCCGCGGGCGCGCTGCTCGTGCCGAGCTCGCTCGCCCTCATCATCGCGACGTTCTCCAAGGCCGAGCAGGGCAAGGCGATCGGTCGCTGGACGGCCTGGACGACGAGCGCGTTCCTCATCGGACCGCTCTTCGGCGGCATCCTCGTCGACTTGGCGTCATGGCGGGCCGTGTTCTGGATCAACCTCCTGCCCATCGCGATCGTGCTCGTGCTCATGCGCGCCCTCGGGCGGGACGACCCCAACCCGAACCGCGAGCGCATCGACTGGGTGGGCGCTGTCCTCGGCGTCGTCGGCCTCGGCGGCACGGTGTTCGCGCTCATCGAACAGGAGCGGTTCGGCTGGGACTCGCCCGTGGTGTACGTGCCGCTCCTCGTCGGCCTCGCCTCGCTCGTCGCGTTCGTGCTCTGGGAACGGCGGGTGCCGCAGCCGATGCTGCCCCTCACGCTGTTCCGGGCCCGCAACTTCGCCGCCGGCAATCTCGCGACGGTGTTCGTCTACGCCTCGTTCTCGCTGGGTCCGTTCGTGATGACGATCTTCCTGCAGCAGACCGCGGGCTTCTCGGCGACGGTGGCCGGGCTCGCGACCCTGCCCCCGACCATCATGCTCGTGCTGCTCGGGTCGTGGTTCGGCGGGCTCTCCACGCGCTTCGGCCCCCGGGTGTTCATGACGCTCGGACCGATCATCGTGGCGGTCGGGTACCTGCTCACGCTGAGCGTCCAGCCCGAGCTGAACTACTGGCTGCAGTTCCTGCCCGGCATCCTCGTCATCGGCCTCGGCATGGCCATGACGGTCGCGCCGCTCACCTCGGCGATCCTCGGCGCAGTGGATCCCGCCCGGGCCGGCATCGGGTCGGCCGTGAACAACGCAGTGGCCCGCATCGCCGGCCTCGTCGCGATCGCGAGCCTCGGCGTGATCGTGGGCACGCAGCTCGACGTCGACGGATACCACCGGGCGGCGACGGCCACCGCGGTGTTCCTCGTCATCGGCGGGATCGTCTCGTGGATCGGCATCCGGAACCCGGCGGCGAGTCCGGATGCCACGGGCGCGACACCGCCGCCGGCCGAGGCGTCCTCGACCGGGTCCACGCACATCCCGCCGCACACCGTCGAGTGA